In Acinetobacter sp. WCHAc010034, a genomic segment contains:
- a CDS encoding GIY-YIG nuclease family protein — protein sequence MLNDILQIRNLDNVKIRLNVMFGGNWNPIEVFKDGNIDEILKGHYWNYSSKKSYKDGQTTIGLIRIKPNEDLWLLIHVGKITKDLNKFNDVGYEFKVLEQYRKYFGRIIVKYKNSSQALIRKADTIINDCEVHQILPDIFDNDIFPGYESVNVSWQELIRVINKESWKTALQNQKAVYLITDISNGKKYVGSAYAENMLLNRWQSYVKSRHGGNVQLKQLSKEHIEINFRYSILDIFKSTTDDKVILSRESWWKDTLLTRKFGYNSN from the coding sequence ATGTTAAATGACATTTTGCAAATTAGAAATTTGGATAATGTCAAAATCAGACTTAACGTCATGTTTGGTGGGAATTGGAATCCAATAGAAGTATTCAAAGATGGGAATATAGATGAAATTCTTAAAGGACATTATTGGAACTATAGCTCCAAAAAATCGTATAAAGACGGTCAAACCACTATAGGGTTAATTAGAATAAAACCAAATGAAGATTTATGGTTATTGATTCATGTAGGAAAGATCACCAAGGATTTAAATAAATTTAATGATGTTGGCTATGAGTTTAAAGTTTTAGAGCAATACCGTAAATATTTTGGGCGAATTATTGTTAAGTATAAAAACTCATCGCAGGCTTTAATTCGTAAGGCAGATACTATAATTAATGATTGTGAAGTCCATCAAATTCTTCCTGATATTTTTGATAACGATATTTTTCCAGGATATGAAAGTGTGAATGTGTCATGGCAAGAGCTAATACGAGTAATTAATAAAGAGTCTTGGAAAACTGCATTACAAAATCAAAAGGCTGTATATTTAATCACTGATATCTCTAATGGGAAAAAGTATGTTGGTTCCGCATATGCAGAAAATATGCTGCTAAACAGATGGCAAAGCTATGTAAAAAGTAGACATGGCGGTAATGTTCAATTAAAGCAACTTTCAAAAGAGCATATTGAAATTAACTTTAGATATTCAATATTGGATATTTTTAAATCGACAACAGATGATAAGGTTATATTAAGTAGAGAAAGTTGGTGGAAAGATACATTGCTAACTAGAAAATTTGGTTACAATTCAAACTAA
- a CDS encoding ERF family protein translates to MNALQQIQLELKAPKGKYNTFGKYHYRSCEDILEAVKPLLQKMNATLVITDEVQQIGPVVVVTAKAIFTDSEGKETAVTAHAGVDINKKGMDVAQTFGTSSSYARKYALNGLFLIDDTKDYDSDEYHNQVNHQANKSQGNQNRQRQSAPQSPPAHQQAQANNPQQKTIDQRYQDALISIREAKRPATLDKAISTFSGTKYSDQICQACRARADQMGWSETQPQQNQSQQQNSMRH, encoded by the coding sequence ATGAACGCATTGCAGCAGATCCAGCTTGAACTGAAAGCGCCTAAGGGCAAATACAACACATTCGGCAAATACCATTACCGCAGCTGCGAAGACATTCTGGAAGCCGTTAAGCCGCTGCTTCAAAAAATGAATGCCACCCTGGTTATTACCGACGAGGTGCAGCAGATCGGCCCGGTCGTCGTGGTCACAGCCAAGGCCATCTTTACCGATTCCGAAGGCAAAGAAACAGCCGTCACGGCGCATGCCGGCGTGGACATCAACAAGAAAGGCATGGACGTCGCGCAGACGTTCGGCACATCCAGCTCTTACGCGCGCAAGTATGCGCTGAACGGCCTGTTCCTGATTGATGACACCAAAGACTATGACTCGGATGAATACCACAATCAGGTAAATCATCAGGCCAACAAGAGTCAGGGCAATCAGAACCGGCAGCGCCAGTCCGCGCCGCAGAGTCCGCCGGCGCACCAGCAGGCGCAGGCCAACAATCCGCAGCAGAAAACTATCGATCAGCGCTATCAGGATGCATTGATATCCATCCGGGAAGCCAAAAGGCCGGCAACGCTGGATAAGGCCATCAGCACCTTTTCCGGGACTAAATACAGTGACCAAATCTGTCAGGCATGCCGGGCTCGGGCCGATCAGATGGGCTGGTCAGAAACGCAGCCCCAGCAAAACCAGAGCCAGCAGCAAAACAGCATGCGTCATTAA
- a CDS encoding phage integrase Arm DNA-binding domain-containing protein has translation MSRPRVKRNKDLPSNLYRNGVNTWKYRHPVTGTWHAMGADKAKAVAAARKLNDILAPTTDLVSVVMGEVTFGEFSQKFLSEKRRKDGRPLAPNSIRTYTHSLNRCAEWNDKPLSSITLFMTNKLLESLPASTSIETRSLLIQIFDLAISKGLATENPAAQTIKRFRIKQRKRHTLESLAMIRDASPQWLKNAIDLAMLTTQRRVDIINMKWSDIKDGYLHVAQEKTTDDPDDEFELLEGAGYVRIKINDELQKVLDRCKDDVISPFIIHRVPKGKTKNKGQTKEHWTQLEAQYVSREFLKAGQRSGVYPELKGRQLPSFHEIRALSIHLHKKAGRSAQTLAGHATEKMTEMYASGHEIIWNDADIGINLPFKDS, from the coding sequence ATGTCACGGCCTCGCGTTAAGAGAAATAAAGACTTGCCGTCAAATCTGTACCGAAACGGTGTAAACACGTGGAAGTACAGACACCCTGTTACTGGTACATGGCATGCCATGGGCGCCGATAAAGCAAAAGCGGTTGCTGCAGCACGTAAGTTAAATGACATCCTTGCACCAACAACGGATCTCGTATCTGTTGTCATGGGTGAGGTAACGTTTGGTGAATTCTCTCAAAAATTCTTGTCTGAAAAGCGCAGGAAAGATGGTCGTCCACTGGCTCCCAACTCTATTCGAACTTATACACACAGCCTTAATCGCTGTGCGGAGTGGAATGATAAGCCACTATCATCCATTACCCTGTTTATGACGAATAAATTGCTTGAGAGCTTGCCTGCGTCAACCAGTATTGAAACACGCAGTTTGCTGATTCAAATCTTCGACCTTGCAATCAGCAAAGGTTTAGCCACTGAGAATCCTGCAGCACAAACCATTAAGCGTTTCAGAATCAAGCAACGTAAACGACATACACTGGAAAGCTTGGCAATGATTCGTGACGCATCGCCTCAATGGTTGAAAAATGCGATTGACCTAGCAATGCTCACAACCCAGCGACGAGTCGATATCATTAATATGAAGTGGTCAGATATTAAAGATGGCTATTTGCATGTAGCGCAGGAAAAAACCACAGATGATCCTGATGATGAATTTGAATTATTGGAGGGTGCTGGCTATGTGCGTATCAAGATCAATGATGAATTGCAGAAGGTTTTAGACCGATGCAAAGATGATGTGATTAGTCCTTTTATTATCCATCGTGTGCCTAAAGGTAAAACGAAAAATAAGGGGCAAACCAAAGAGCATTGGACACAGCTTGAAGCACAGTATGTGTCGCGTGAATTTTTGAAAGCAGGCCAGAGATCGGGTGTATATCCTGAATTGAAAGGTCGTCAATTGCCAAGCTTTCATGAAATTCGCGCACTGTCGATTCACTTGCATAAAAAAGCAGGTAGATCAGCGCAAACCTTAGCTGGGCATGCAACTGAGAAGATGACCGAAATGTATGCATCTGGACATGAAATTATTTGGAATGATGCAGATATTGGGATTAATTTACCATTTAAAGATAGCTGA